A single Ignisphaera cupida DNA region contains:
- a CDS encoding trimethylamine methyltransferase family protein, translated as MARPRLEVLSREEVEKIHVASLNVLSRVGVRIDHENALKLLNSVGAEVDFNKRIAKIPENLVREAIAKAPKVVKLCSRDGKLCYELSEGRNTYFDVGSAAYYYIDWRTDEVRRPLSKDLADVAKVTDYLSNTHIMSTALVPADVPDVIADRWRMYVVAKYTTKPIDTGAFTVEGIPDAAKIMASVIGEENVSKRPFMFFAVCPSPPLKWSYLTMQNLIDCAKLGLPAHIIPMPQTGGTAPATIAGSVVQANAEFLSGLVVAQFVNPGAPIIYSGSPTVFEQRFATSCTGSIEVQLISSAISQMAKFYGFPSASYTIVSDSKVFDEQASLESAIGAIISVLAGLDIAIGSGMLYEENAISLLKLVVDDDVAGMALRFGRGIDVDVDTLAEKVFEEVGPGGLFLKHKHTRVWWRKEHFMPRLLDKRSADMWRKMGGKSLKVVAKEYVEEILKKHQPEPLPQDVEKELRKTVTEIAKRYGIEKLPEV; from the coding sequence ATGGCTAGACCAAGACTAGAGGTTTTGAGTAGAGAAGAAGTTGAGAAAATACATGTAGCATCTCTTAATGTTCTTAGCAGAGTAGGTGTTAGGATTGATCATGAGAATGCTCTTAAGCTTTTAAATAGTGTTGGTGCTGAGGTTGATTTCAACAAGAGAATTGCTAAAATACCAGAAAACCTTGTTAGAGAAGCCATAGCAAAAGCTCCAAAAGTTGTTAAGCTTTGTAGTAGAGATGGTAAGCTGTGTTATGAGTTGAGTGAGGGTAGAAACACGTATTTTGATGTTGGTTCAGCAGCTTATTACTACATTGATTGGAGAACAGATGAGGTTAGAAGGCCTTTATCAAAAGACTTAGCTGATGTTGCGAAGGTAACGGATTATCTTTCAAACACACATATTATGTCAACTGCTCTTGTTCCTGCTGATGTGCCAGATGTTATTGCTGATAGGTGGAGAATGTATGTTGTGGCAAAGTACACTACAAAACCTATAGATACTGGTGCTTTTACTGTTGAGGGAATACCTGATGCTGCAAAAATCATGGCTTCTGTGATTGGCGAGGAGAATGTTTCTAAAAGACCATTCATGTTCTTTGCAGTATGCCCTTCACCACCACTGAAATGGAGTTATTTAACAATGCAAAACCTTATTGATTGTGCAAAACTTGGGCTTCCAGCACACATTATACCAATGCCTCAAACAGGTGGAACAGCACCAGCAACAATAGCTGGTTCTGTTGTTCAAGCGAATGCAGAGTTTCTATCAGGGCTTGTGGTAGCCCAGTTTGTTAACCCAGGTGCGCCGATAATCTACAGTGGTTCTCCAACTGTATTTGAGCAGAGGTTTGCAACATCTTGCACGGGTAGCATAGAGGTTCAGTTGATTAGCTCAGCTATTTCCCAGATGGCAAAGTTCTATGGGTTTCCAAGTGCTAGCTACACAATTGTTAGTGATAGCAAAGTGTTTGATGAGCAAGCATCTCTAGAATCAGCAATTGGCGCAATAATATCTGTTTTAGCTGGTCTGGACATTGCAATAGGTTCTGGAATGCTTTACGAAGAAAATGCTATAAGCTTGCTTAAGCTTGTTGTAGACGATGATGTTGCTGGCATGGCTTTGAGGTTTGGCAGAGGTATAGATGTTGATGTTGATACATTGGCTGAGAAAGTTTTTGAGGAAGTGGGGCCGGGGGGCCTATTTCTAAAACACAAACACACCAGGGTGTGGTGGAGAAAAGAACACTTCATGCCAAGGCTACTGGATAAGAGATCTGCTGATATGTGGAGAAAGATGGGTGGAAAGAGTCTTAAGGTAGTTGCTAAAGAGTATGTTGAGGAGATTTTGAAGAAGCATCAGCCAGAGCCTTTGCCGCAAGATGTTGAGAAGGAGCTTCGCAAAACAGTAACTGAAATAGCTAAGAGATATGGAATTGAAAAACTTCCTGAGGTTTGA
- a CDS encoding cobalamin B12-binding domain-containing protein yields the protein MSGFREDLCFSLRQSIIDGDIENSLKYANECIKASMNPLEVLNKCVVAGVLELGDRWIRGEAFIADLVAAAEAAKVVIPILKNEIVKRGGKLEYVGRAVIGTVEGDIHDIGKTIVATIWEVNGIEVIDLGVDVPPQKFVEAVKQYNPDIVGMSALLTTTMVKQKETIEALKAAGLRGKVKVIVGGAPTSAEWAREIGADGWAPDAISSIDVVMKWLREKRSAVGETHG from the coding sequence GTGTCTGGTTTCAGAGAAGATTTGTGTTTTAGCTTGAGACAAAGCATTATCGATGGCGATATTGAGAACTCGTTGAAATATGCAAATGAGTGTATCAAAGCTTCTATGAATCCTCTCGAGGTTCTCAATAAATGTGTTGTTGCTGGCGTTCTTGAGCTTGGCGATAGGTGGATTAGAGGAGAAGCTTTTATAGCTGATCTTGTTGCAGCTGCTGAGGCTGCAAAGGTTGTTATACCTATTCTCAAGAATGAAATTGTTAAGAGAGGTGGGAAGCTAGAGTATGTTGGTAGAGCTGTTATAGGTACTGTTGAAGGCGATATTCACGACATTGGAAAAACAATTGTTGCAACTATTTGGGAGGTTAATGGTATTGAGGTTATTGATCTTGGTGTTGATGTACCTCCGCAAAAATTTGTCGAGGCTGTTAAGCAGTACAACCCGGATATTGTTGGTATGAGTGCTTTGCTAACAACAACTATGGTGAAGCAAAAAGAAACTATAGAAGCTCTTAAGGCTGCTGGTCTTAGAGGCAAGGTCAAGGTTATTGTTGGTGGAGCTCCAACATCAGCTGAGTGGGCTAGGGAGATAGGAGCTGATGGGTGGGCACCTGACGCTATTTCATCTATTGATGTTGTTATGAAGTGGCTTAGAGAAAAGAGGAGTGCAGTGGGTGAGACACATGGCTAG
- a CDS encoding cyclic 2,3-diphosphoglycerate synthase, translating into MINLPRKVVVIGAGGRDFHNFITVLRKDSSVEVVAFLFTQIPGAEIRRVSREVAGDRYPAGIPIYPLEMLPNIVKFYGVDEAILSFSDLTYDELGNVISHVLSTGCSFRILGLKETMLDSTKPVIAVTATKTGAGKSTVSKAIVEELRKRGLRVSVVRHPMIYRDSTPLVQVFKDLNDLNASSLTIEEREEVEPHLKIGAPVLLGVDYTKILVEAEKLGDVILWDGGNNDWPFYRPWYWVAVTDATRPGIEVGAFPGEVNIRLADAIILTKVGEASKENIDRIVKNIRKINSNAHIVKADFVVNVDKPDMVSGKKVIVVEDAPTVTHGGAAYGAGYVAAKRFGAEVVDPRKYAVGYLRKVYEQYPGMGPVIPSMGYSLQQLRDLEQTINSIDADAVIIATPTDLEKVIKINKPVVKVFWQLKIVEGPSIEDLVNEFLSRSSPKSI; encoded by the coding sequence GTGATTAATTTGCCTAGAAAAGTTGTTGTTATTGGGGCTGGTGGTAGAGATTTTCACAACTTTATCACTGTTTTAAGGAAGGACTCAAGTGTAGAGGTTGTTGCTTTTCTATTTACGCAAATACCAGGAGCTGAGATTAGAAGAGTTTCAAGAGAGGTTGCAGGTGATAGATACCCTGCTGGAATACCGATATACCCATTGGAGATGCTGCCAAACATTGTTAAGTTTTATGGTGTTGATGAGGCAATTCTTAGTTTTAGTGATTTAACCTATGATGAGCTTGGCAATGTGATTTCCCATGTGCTTTCAACTGGCTGTAGCTTTAGAATTCTTGGTTTGAAGGAAACAATGCTAGATTCTACAAAGCCTGTTATAGCAGTTACAGCAACTAAGACTGGTGCTGGTAAATCCACTGTTTCAAAAGCTATTGTTGAAGAGCTTAGGAAAAGGGGTTTGAGGGTTTCTGTTGTTAGACACCCAATGATCTACAGAGACTCAACTCCACTTGTTCAAGTGTTTAAGGATTTGAATGATTTAAATGCTTCGAGTTTAACAATTGAGGAAAGAGAGGAGGTAGAGCCACATCTAAAAATTGGTGCACCAGTTTTACTAGGTGTTGACTATACGAAAATTCTTGTCGAAGCTGAGAAACTTGGCGATGTGATACTGTGGGATGGTGGAAACAATGACTGGCCTTTCTACAGACCATGGTACTGGGTAGCAGTAACAGATGCAACTAGACCCGGGATTGAGGTTGGGGCGTTTCCAGGTGAGGTAAACATTAGGTTGGCAGACGCCATTATATTGACTAAGGTTGGTGAGGCAAGTAAGGAAAACATTGATAGAATAGTGAAGAACATTAGAAAGATTAATAGCAATGCTCACATAGTTAAAGCTGATTTTGTTGTTAATGTTGATAAACCAGATATGGTTTCAGGTAAAAAGGTTATTGTTGTTGAGGATGCTCCAACAGTTACACATGGTGGAGCAGCATATGGAGCAGGATATGTAGCAGCAAAGAGGTTTGGTGCTGAAGTTGTTGATCCAAGAAAATATGCTGTTGGATATTTGAGGAAAGTATATGAGCAATACCCAGGCATGGGACCTGTAATACCAAGCATGGGCTATTCACTACAGCAGCTAAGAGACTTGGAGCAAACAATAAATAGTATTGATGCTGATGCTGTAATCATTGCCACTCCCACAGATCTGGAAAAAGTTATAAAGATAAACAAGCCTGTTGTGAAAGTGTTTTGGCAACTAAAAATTGTTGAAGGTCCATCAATTGAGGATTTGGTAAATGAGTTCCTATCTAGGTCATCACCTAAAAGCATTTAG
- a CDS encoding RAD55 family ATPase, whose translation MSMLRFDLEPLKTLFPEGIPRNSFIVVAGEGGSGKSILLSVFAKSILQLGEPVLYLALDDDPKTVVQQLKSLGVDVLEYVKQKLFFIVDGYSFRIRGSESRLSVSVISKVNPQNIEQVFESLLAIVTDLGIEDRGLIAIDSLNEFLSYYSGDMQSLVEYIKNVRANFSKARNVLTIATLHTSTALAKELLSSIEHCVDGIILTERIQQEPSSSSNVVWRVMVKRMKGVKHNLNWVSYSI comes from the coding sequence ATGTCTATGCTGAGATTTGATTTAGAACCTCTTAAAACATTGTTTCCAGAGGGAATTCCAAGAAACTCGTTTATTGTTGTAGCTGGTGAGGGTGGTTCTGGGAAGAGCATACTTTTATCTGTTTTTGCTAAAAGCATTCTTCAGCTGGGAGAGCCTGTGCTCTATCTTGCTCTAGATGATGATCCAAAAACAGTTGTGCAGCAGCTCAAGAGTCTTGGAGTTGATGTTCTGGAGTATGTTAAGCAGAAGCTTTTCTTTATTGTTGATGGCTACAGCTTTAGAATTAGAGGTTCTGAGTCAAGGCTATCAGTATCTGTAATAAGCAAGGTGAATCCTCAAAACATTGAACAGGTTTTCGAATCTCTTCTAGCTATTGTAACTGATTTGGGTATTGAGGATAGAGGGCTTATAGCAATAGATTCTCTAAACGAGTTTCTATCCTATTACAGTGGTGATATGCAGAGCTTGGTTGAGTACATAAAGAATGTTAGAGCCAATTTCTCAAAAGCAAGAAATGTTTTAACAATTGCAACACTGCATACATCAACAGCTTTGGCAAAAGAGCTTCTATCAAGTATAGAACACTGTGTGGATGGCATAATACTTACCGAAAGAATTCAGCAAGAACCTTCCAGTAGTTCAAATGTTGTGTGGAGGGTAATGGTGAAAAGAATGAAGGGTGTGAAACACAATTTGAATTGGGTTAGCTACAGCATATAA
- a CDS encoding ABC transporter ATP-binding protein, producing the protein MSGVIVENIRKSYVSREGFRKKRVVEALKGVSLAVRRGEIHALLGPNGAGKTTLIKILATLLLPDDGKAYVNGYDVVKEAEKVRSVIGVVLDVSKGFYTSLSGYENLVFYALLKGYSYGEARKRVREVLELVGLYEMNAHNRPYYTYSLGMRARLSIAKALLTNPPVLLLDEPTLGLDVESAKTVRKLVMDLAKEGRTILVTGHNMYEIEQIASSITIINKGLVIASGAPADLKTRLGLMLRVSMRIGDVNSNVAEYVKNLIPVEKISMEFNADSTRIVFYTKASREEVIQGIMQIHKSFDVKIIDLVIEEPTLEDAYIAVVGGEHGS; encoded by the coding sequence ATGAGTGGAGTTATTGTGGAGAACATTAGGAAAAGCTATGTTAGTAGAGAGGGTTTTAGAAAGAAGCGTGTTGTTGAGGCTTTGAAGGGTGTTTCCCTAGCTGTTAGAAGAGGTGAGATTCATGCTCTTCTTGGCCCAAATGGAGCTGGGAAAACAACACTTATAAAGATATTGGCTACGCTTCTTCTACCCGATGATGGAAAAGCCTATGTTAATGGTTATGACGTTGTTAAAGAGGCTGAGAAGGTTAGAAGTGTTATTGGTGTTGTTTTGGATGTTTCCAAAGGTTTTTACACATCTCTTAGTGGCTATGAGAATCTTGTTTTCTATGCTCTTCTAAAGGGGTATTCATATGGTGAAGCTAGGAAGAGGGTTAGAGAGGTTTTGGAGCTTGTTGGTCTCTACGAAATGAATGCTCACAACAGACCATATTACACATATAGTCTTGGTATGAGGGCTAGGCTATCAATAGCAAAAGCTCTTTTAACAAACCCACCTGTTTTGCTACTTGATGAACCCACACTTGGACTAGATGTTGAAAGCGCAAAGACTGTGAGAAAACTTGTGATGGACTTGGCTAAGGAAGGTAGAACAATTCTTGTAACAGGGCATAACATGTATGAAATTGAGCAAATAGCATCCTCCATAACCATAATAAACAAGGGTTTGGTTATAGCATCTGGAGCACCAGCAGATCTCAAAACAAGACTAGGTCTCATGCTAAGAGTTTCCATGAGAATTGGTGATGTTAATAGCAATGTTGCTGAATATGTGAAGAACTTGATACCTGTTGAGAAAATTTCCATGGAGTTTAATGCTGATAGCACAAGAATAGTTTTCTATACTAAAGCCAGTAGGGAAGAGGTTATACAAGGAATTATGCAAATACATAAATCTTTTGATGTTAAAATAATTGATCTTGTTATTGAGGAGCCAACACTTGAGGATGCATACATTGCTGTTGTTGGTGGAGAACATGGTTCTTAG
- a CDS encoding iron-sulfur cluster loop — MPMIINDKIVNIANILPNVINSAHRMNVFDSRLYPESNEPLDNVLMYFLVMVSMDHRLSRPGKPYEAVVGGERVRGADLLYRLGMEMFRSNPDFFTPNRMARISEEEVEKWLSIGNAKPVDIKLRTHLLNDLGKKIIALYNSSPRNIVLLSNGYLRLLNGYGFLDLVKVFKAYQDPVEKKAFLLVKFLVYRGLFNPIDKENLHVAVDNHLTRIALRLGIVELENNLLRKVVDEVAITHDEDILIRIAVREAYKQLSRLSNVDVLLLDDFMWVFGRGICTAENPKCSACPFKDFCKSFKNSLFFKEPIYYDTWYY; from the coding sequence ATGCCTATGATAATTAATGACAAGATTGTAAATATAGCAAATATCTTGCCTAATGTGATTAACAGTGCTCATAGAATGAATGTTTTTGATTCAAGGCTTTATCCAGAATCTAACGAGCCTTTAGACAATGTTTTGATGTATTTTCTGGTTATGGTCTCTATGGATCATAGGCTTAGCAGACCTGGGAAGCCATATGAGGCTGTTGTTGGTGGTGAAAGAGTTAGGGGTGCTGATCTTCTTTACAGACTTGGGATGGAGATGTTTAGAAGCAATCCAGATTTCTTTACACCTAATCGCATGGCTAGAATCAGTGAGGAGGAAGTTGAGAAGTGGTTATCTATAGGAAATGCAAAACCTGTTGACATAAAGCTTAGAACCCATCTTCTCAACGACCTTGGCAAAAAGATTATTGCGCTATACAACAGTAGTCCAAGAAACATTGTTTTGCTGTCAAATGGTTATCTCAGATTACTTAATGGCTATGGTTTTCTGGATTTGGTGAAGGTGTTTAAGGCCTATCAGGATCCTGTTGAGAAAAAGGCTTTTCTTCTTGTTAAGTTCCTTGTCTACAGAGGCTTGTTTAATCCAATCGATAAAGAGAATTTGCATGTGGCTGTAGATAATCACTTAACAAGAATTGCTTTAAGACTTGGCATTGTCGAGCTTGAGAACAATCTCCTTAGAAAAGTTGTTGATGAAGTTGCTATTACGCATGATGAGGATATTCTTATTCGCATAGCCGTTAGGGAAGCATACAAGCAGTTGTCAAGGCTTAGCAATGTTGATGTTCTTTTGCTAGATGATTTCATGTGGGTTTTTGGAAGAGGTATTTGCACAGCTGAAAATCCAAAATGCTCTGCATGCCCATTTAAAGATTTTTGCAAATCATTTAAAAATAGCTTGTTTTTCAAAGAGCCTATATACTACGACACATGGTATTATTAA
- a CDS encoding ABC transporter permease subunit produces MLSEIISALSNSFVVALLLWVLGDIVVERSGVINLAIDGIITCSIAIAFVSTQNIGYLPGFVISLLSTIALSIIFIVFINILHAPHVLTGLSLNIVFYGIGALIGLRYMKSRSIIPLMIGKPMLILIGVASTAATWLLLHKTRFGIALRACGFNPRAAEMAGVRVWRTRFLGTVIGYTIISIGSYIYTAIYRSGWSQYTGMGYGFLAITLAMASSWHPLIAYPVAIVFGYLYTSLYALQLLYGVPPDVISALPFIASLAIVVIVYATPLSKKLVVPKALGEIYFREERAA; encoded by the coding sequence ATGCTTAGTGAAATAATATCTGCACTTTCTAACTCATTTGTAGTGGCATTGCTTCTCTGGGTTTTGGGAGACATAGTTGTTGAGAGAAGTGGTGTTATAAACCTTGCAATAGACGGTATAATAACATGCTCAATAGCAATAGCATTTGTCTCTACACAGAACATAGGCTACTTACCAGGCTTTGTAATATCATTGCTATCAACAATAGCACTATCAATAATCTTCATAGTGTTTATCAACATACTTCACGCACCCCATGTTCTAACAGGGCTATCTCTAAACATAGTTTTCTATGGCATTGGAGCACTAATAGGGCTTAGATACATGAAAAGCAGGTCCATAATACCGCTAATGATAGGAAAGCCAATGCTTATTCTAATAGGTGTTGCATCAACTGCTGCAACATGGCTTCTTCTACACAAAACAAGATTCGGCATTGCCCTAAGGGCATGCGGCTTTAACCCAAGAGCAGCTGAAATGGCTGGTGTTAGAGTGTGGAGAACAAGGTTCTTGGGAACAGTAATTGGATACACAATAATCTCAATAGGCTCATACATATATACAGCTATTTACAGAAGTGGATGGTCTCAATACACTGGAATGGGTTATGGCTTTCTAGCAATAACCCTTGCCATGGCATCTTCATGGCATCCACTAATAGCATACCCAGTTGCCATAGTATTTGGATATCTATACACATCCCTATACGCATTGCAGCTACTCTACGGAGTACCACCAGATGTTATAAGCGCATTACCGTTTATAGCATCACTAGCAATAGTTGTCATAGTCTATGCAACACCACTAAGCAAAAAACTTGTTGTGCCAAAAGCCCTTGGAGAAATATACTTTAGAGAGGAAAGAGCGGCATAA
- a CDS encoding ABC transporter permease: MAKIVVVKRVLPTHLSILVRVLTAFAGLLVAVLITSSVTGLSFVETLKTAFESFADLNVLRYISVFLPTALGLSIAFNARLWNLGAEGQLVIGAVGATFIALYTPIGKIDFAAPVTALLFASLCGLLWSIPPSLMKLYLGVNEAVVTLLMNYVAYYFTNYLVKGPWRGRGVYGYPTTDLIPDESKIPVVPGYSFSWYIVIIALAFVAIAYLLLYKTRFGIALRALSSSISAVELSGMSSKKLALAAFTFSAALAGFVGGSEILVYHRKLVEGDIVGSGMGFTSIMVAWLGGLNPFGVLAASYYTAALYRLSFALQIGSAAIGDALSKAIVGTLFAATMVAEFVSRYKIVVR; the protein is encoded by the coding sequence ATGGCTAAAATAGTTGTTGTTAAAAGGGTTTTGCCAACACATTTAAGCATTTTAGTAAGAGTTTTAACAGCTTTTGCAGGGCTTTTAGTAGCTGTTCTCATAACATCATCTGTTACAGGACTTAGCTTTGTAGAAACACTGAAAACAGCTTTTGAAAGTTTTGCTGATTTAAATGTTCTAAGATACATTTCCGTTTTTCTCCCAACTGCACTTGGTCTCTCAATAGCATTTAACGCTAGGCTTTGGAATCTTGGTGCAGAAGGACAGCTTGTTATCGGAGCTGTTGGAGCAACTTTCATAGCTCTTTACACACCAATTGGAAAAATAGATTTTGCAGCACCAGTAACTGCTCTTCTATTCGCATCTCTCTGCGGTTTGCTGTGGTCTATTCCACCATCTCTTATGAAGCTTTATCTAGGAGTTAATGAAGCTGTTGTAACACTTCTAATGAACTATGTTGCTTACTACTTCACAAATTATCTTGTTAAAGGTCCTTGGAGAGGCAGGGGGGTTTATGGATATCCAACAACAGATCTAATTCCAGATGAATCAAAAATTCCTGTTGTTCCTGGCTACAGCTTCTCATGGTACATAGTGATTATAGCACTTGCATTTGTTGCTATAGCCTATCTTCTTTTATACAAAACAAGATTTGGCATAGCTTTGAGAGCTCTAAGCTCAAGCATATCAGCTGTTGAGCTTTCTGGAATGTCGAGCAAGAAACTTGCCTTGGCAGCATTTACATTTTCAGCTGCTTTAGCTGGTTTTGTTGGAGGTTCTGAAATACTTGTTTACCACAGAAAACTTGTTGAGGGAGATATTGTTGGAAGTGGAATGGGGTTTACATCAATAATGGTTGCTTGGCTTGGTGGTTTAAACCCATTTGGTGTTTTGGCAGCATCATACTATACAGCAGCTCTCTATAGACTAAGCTTCGCTTTGCAAATTGGTAGTGCAGCTATTGGAGATGCTCTTTCAAAAGCTATAGTGGGAACACTCTTTGCTGCTACAATGGTTGCAGAGTTTGTGTCTAGATATAAGATTGTTGTTAGGTGA
- a CDS encoding ATP-binding cassette domain-containing protein, producing MSSAIVKIVDVQKRFGDIVALDGVTLDVFRGEILVVLGENGSGKSTLAKILCGAYVPDKGKIIVDGEEAKFSSPYDAKRKGIVMISQRPQLIDDLSILENIALFLDETPSKSLARRVENVLKDFGFSMDINRKVYSISYTEKQFIELVKALMINPKLLIVDEAATYLPHDLKQRFFEIIKHLVLRNESVLYITHKIPEALEIGDRFVVLRKGRVVNVFGKGVEASEIRQAMFGFEEYLGIIPKQLMRIVKRDSKVLVVDKVTVFDDYGKAAVNSLSIDVGSGEIVSIVGIAGNGERELGEAIAGLRKVSKGSIKINGFDVTRDSPSERVRKGLIYIPEDPFREGVALTLSIAENMRMYARERIGHDTVLDAIKKLGIVPENPVTQVAKLSGGNVQKVSVSRLLLTMPKIVVAHNPTRMLDEKSRILVLDTMQKFAQTGGGVLLITEDVDEAIQVSNRVAVIVNGRIARVFEGENLEIYRSEIEKVMVYG from the coding sequence ATGAGTAGCGCCATTGTAAAAATTGTTGATGTTCAAAAAAGATTTGGAGATATTGTTGCACTTGATGGCGTTACTCTAGATGTTTTCAGAGGCGAGATTCTTGTTGTTCTTGGGGAGAATGGTTCTGGAAAATCAACATTAGCAAAGATATTGTGTGGTGCTTATGTTCCTGACAAGGGAAAAATAATAGTTGATGGAGAGGAGGCAAAGTTTTCATCACCTTACGATGCGAAGAGAAAAGGAATTGTGATGATAAGTCAAAGACCTCAGTTAATAGATGACTTGAGTATTTTAGAAAACATTGCTTTGTTTCTAGATGAAACACCATCGAAATCTCTTGCAAGAAGAGTTGAAAATGTTTTAAAAGACTTTGGATTCTCCATGGATATCAATAGAAAGGTTTATAGCATTAGCTACACCGAGAAGCAGTTCATAGAATTGGTAAAAGCTTTGATGATAAATCCAAAGCTTTTAATAGTAGATGAGGCTGCAACCTATCTTCCACATGATTTGAAGCAAAGATTTTTTGAAATAATAAAACATCTTGTGTTGAGAAACGAATCTGTTTTGTATATAACACATAAGATTCCAGAAGCGCTAGAGATTGGAGATAGGTTTGTTGTTCTTAGAAAAGGCAGAGTTGTGAATGTGTTTGGCAAAGGTGTTGAAGCTTCGGAGATTCGCCAAGCAATGTTTGGTTTTGAAGAGTATCTAGGCATTATTCCTAAGCAGCTTATGAGAATTGTGAAGAGAGATTCAAAGGTTTTGGTTGTTGACAAAGTAACTGTTTTTGATGATTATGGCAAAGCAGCTGTGAATAGTCTTTCAATAGATGTTGGCTCTGGCGAGATTGTGTCTATTGTTGGAATAGCTGGGAATGGTGAGAGGGAGTTGGGAGAGGCTATAGCTGGTCTTAGAAAGGTTTCGAAAGGCTCTATAAAGATTAATGGATTTGATGTTACAAGGGATTCGCCAAGTGAGAGAGTTAGAAAGGGGCTTATATACATACCTGAGGATCCATTCAGAGAAGGTGTTGCATTAACACTTTCAATTGCTGAGAACATGAGAATGTATGCTAGAGAAAGAATAGGTCATGATACTGTATTGGATGCTATTAAGAAGCTTGGGATTGTTCCTGAGAATCCTGTTACCCAAGTTGCTAAGCTTTCTGGTGGAAATGTGCAAAAGGTTTCTGTAAGCAGATTGCTATTGACAATGCCAAAAATTGTTGTTGCTCATAACCCAACTAGAATGCTTGATGAGAAATCTAGAATACTTGTGTTGGACACTATGCAAAAATTTGCTCAAACTGGTGGAGGTGTTCTTCTAATTACTGAAGATGTTGATGAAGCTATTCAAGTTTCCAATAGAGTAGCTGTTATTGTTAATGGTAGAATAGCTAGGGTTTTCGAGGGTGAGAATCTGGAGATTTATAGAAGTGAGATAGAGAAGGTCATGGTCTATGGCTAA